A region of the Chlamydia felis Fe/C-56 genome:
AAACTCTTTACTCGCAGTCCCCTGATCCTTACCCCCGTGACCAGGATCAATAAAGATCACTTCGCTACGACGCACACGCTGAGGCGGGGCACTTTCAGCTGCAATCCCCCCTATTACAGTTCCAAAGACACAGAGGGTAAGCAGAGTATAAAGACTAGACATAAGACGACAAAACCTCATGTACAACTTCCCTATCATCAAAAGCGATGGTTTGGTGCTTGAAAATCTGGTACGTCTCATGCCCTTTACCTGCCACTAACACTATATCCCTATCTGAGGCAATGGACAAAGCATATGTAATTGCTTGTTTTCTGTCGATTTCGATAGAAAAATTTCTTTTTACAAAGCCTGAACAAATTTCATTAACGATAGTTTCTGGATCCTCACCTCTGGGATTATCTGAAGTCACAACAGCAAATCCGTATTTTTCGACTACTTGAGCCATGATTTTTCGTTTGCTCCGATCTCTATCCCCTCCGCACCCAAAAACAACGATGAGTTTTCCACCCGAAGGAAGTAGAGTACGTAGTGTTTGGCACACATTATCTAAAGCATCTGGAGTGTGAGCATAATCAATATAAATTGGACAAGGTCCAGACTGAATGGGTTCTAATCGACCTCTCGGGGATTTTACACTCGCGACTAAAGAAACCAGCTGTTGCAAATCACAGTTTAATCTCTGGTGCGTAACAGCTATAGCAGCAAGAACATTATAAACATTATATTGCCCTATTAAAGGTGAGTGACACGGAAAAATCTCACCCTTATGTATCAAATCAAAGTCCGCTCCAAAAGGAGAAAATCGCAAATTAGACGCCCTATAATCGGCTAGCTGTTCTATCCCATAAGTAACAGGAACAGCTCTAGTCGCCTCTAGAAACTGCTTAGCTTGGGGCAAATCATTATTCACTACAGCTAAACCTGAATCTGAAAGCTGAGCAAATAACTGTAGTTTCGCTTTTATATATTCTTCGAACGAATCATGAAAATCCAAGTGATCTAGAGTCACGTTAGTTAAAACACCAACATCAAACTCTACGTTGGCTAGCCGATCTAAAACAAGACCTATAGAAGAAGTTTCTATAACCGCAGCCGTAAGATTACTCTTCACCATCTCGGCTAAATATTTTTGCAATAAACAAGACTCGGGAGTGGTAAATCCATCTTGAATACGGTTGTTTCCCAGAATGTGCTCAATCGTCCCTATTAAGCCCGAAGGCTTATCGCACGCATCAAATAAGAATTTGATCAAATGAGAAACCGTAGTTTTCCCGTTAGTTCCTGTAATACCAACAACACAGAGTTTTCGAGAGGGGTAATTATAATACTTTGCGGCAAGCTGAGCTTCAAGTAGAGAAAGATTTGGAGAAATGATCTGAACAACAGATAAAAACGGATTGTAGATAGAAGAAACTACTGCAATGGCTCCATTTTCAACAGCAAGAGACGCAAAATCATTTCCATCACAGCGTTTGCCCTTATTAGCTATAAAGATATCCCCAAAACCAATATTTCGGGAATCTTTAGTAAGATTTCTTACCTCTATAGGAGAAATCTTCCCGTAAACTTTAGCATCAATATCTATATTGTGAAGGAGTTCTTTTAAATTCATTTTTTAGCCTAAGGCTCTTTTTCTAGGGAATGCCTACTTTCTTATACAAAATTGTTTCCAATATGTCTGTAGGCAAGCTTTTTCCAGAACAAAGAAAAAAGAGCCACTCGCATTCACAAAGTTATAAATAACCCTTCAAATATCGGTGATAGCTCAAAATTTTTGCCGCCGAACTAGTTTACTTACAGCACTTAAAATAGTCCATCTAATTTTTATAATGAATAAAAAAATATATTGTTTTTAGTGAAAATAAATTATTTCTTAATGCAATTTTTCACCTTAACCCCAAAGACACAATCTCTTTGAGAGCAGAGTATCACAGTGTTTACTGCAAAAAGAGACTCTTTCGTTATACTAAAATTCAACCCTCTCGATTCAACCGAGTCTCCTTTCGTCTCAAACATTCGGGGATTTCTTAATCCTATGCGATACGGCAATGTCAGTCTACTTTCCCGAACGATTCCATTCCTCATACAGAGATTTCATAGAAGCAACTTCCTTTTTATAATCGTATTTCTGCTTATCTTCAGGAACCCCTAAATAAGCCAGCACACGATCAGCAACCCTTCCGAATACAGGAGCTGCGCATCTTCCTCCCATATAATTTTTTGTTCCGTCTTCGCGCACACCATGATCGGGATCATCTATAGAGACAAGCATAACGAGAGGAACGCAAGCTTCTTCTGAAGGATATATAGGAGTAATCCCTATAAATGAAGAAATATGGCGATGCTTATCATACTTTCCATTCACAAGTTTTTCTGTTGTTCCCGTTTTCCCTGCACTCGAATGGTTTTTAGGAGAAGCTCGAAACCCTGTCCCTCCAGGATATGTGGTAAAACGCGTCGCTTTCAATACCTCATCGACGATATCTTGAGAAAGAATCCTTTCTCCTCGCACTTGAGGATGCAAAACGTATTCCTTTCCAGAATTCTCGACTATTTTCTTTATTAAAGTAGGGCGCACATCATAACCACCGTTAGCAAGAATTGCATAGGCTCTGACCATCTGAATTCCTGTAGCAAGAATGTTGTATCCCATAGCAAGAGAATAAGGGGTCGCCAAAGACCATTCAGGAACCCCATTTGCATGAAAACGCTTGGGTGAAGGGACCAACCCCGAAGCCTCTCCTGGCAATTCTATCCCTGTCTTCTTTCCAAATCCTAATAATAACAACTTCTCTTCATACCAATGACTCCCCAAGTTTTGCACTATACGATCGGCAAGTTGCGCAACATAAACATTGGAAGATTTTTGAATCGCCATATACATGTTTAAACGCCGATTCGAAGAGATATCCTTAAGAGGGTACTGTTTTCTTCCAGGGAAAACAGTCCGAGTAACATCAATAGGTTCAGCAGGATCAAATAACGGTTTACCAAAACGTTTTATCATCTCTTCATTGGCAAGCAATGCGATAGCAATCGTGATAGGCTTCATGATAGAACCTGGCTCAAAAACATCGCTCACTGATGTGACTTTCGTGTGTTCTATTTTCTCCTTATCATTGAAAAAATCCCTGTACTCAGCGGGATTAAAGAAAGGGTATTGCGCCAAAGCAAGGATATCTCCTGTATAGGCATTCATTAAAATCAAGCGCCCACCGTTAGCTCGAGCTTCTTTAACTCCCTTTTCTAATTCCTCTTCTGCTATAGTCTGTATACAAGGATTCACCGTAAGATAGATATCCGATCCGTCTCTAGGAATTTTGGTGATTTTATCAAGATCCAAACGATTTAAAGGAGAACGAAGAAATTTTCTTTCCCCAACCTCCCCTTCAAGGATATGATTAAAATATGCTTCTAAGCCACCTGTGGGAAAAGCTTTTCCCGTTTTCTCATCTTTTACATCTCTAAGAGTGTGGAGAACTTGTCCTAAAAGTTTTCCGAAAGGATAAGACCTTTGATAGTCTGTCACAAAAAACAACGCGTTTGAAGGTATCTTGGATTTTGATGCGTAACCCCGCCACCAAGAGAGAATGCGATCACGCTCTGCACGATCTAACCAGAGAAACAGTTTCCTATGCCGAGACTTTTTATCAAATTCCCCTCGCAATTTATCGTAATCTCCATCACCAATTAGATGAAAAATTTTCTCTGCAATAATATCACGATGCTCTTCAAGAATTGCTACTGCGTCTAAACAAAGATGAAACTTGGTAATGTCAACAGCTAGGGGTTGTCGTTGTTCGGGGTCACCTTTACGTACATTCATTAAAGAAAAAAAAGTCCCCCGGCGAAAAGGGTCCTTCACTCGAAATTCATGCTGCCCCAAAGCTTCCGCAGCCCAACGTTTTCCCTCACAAATCTGAATTTTGTAATAGCGTATGATAAGAAAAGAGTAGGAAAGCAACACCCCACAGGTGATTATGGTTAAGTATTTACGATGATTCATAAGGTATAATACAAACCCTATCTTCTGCAGGATATTGAAGGTATTGATATTCGGGAAGATCTGCTATATGCATGAGATGCTCGGGACTTTCTATCTTATCAATAAGAAAACCCAGAGCTATGTTTTCTTGTTCTTTTTGTCGCAACGTCGACCATAAGGAGGGAATTTCTAATCGCAATTTAGTCAGATCATTTTGTTTGTTAATATAGGAATAAAGCAAACTCCCTAAAAAACAAAAACAAAAGGACAGACGCAAAAAACGATATTTATTCATGAAGATTTCTTTTCAAAACAACGGAGTTTGGCCGATCTACAACGAGGATTTTTTCTAGTTTCTTCGTATGTAGGCATAACAACTTTCTTAGTAAGAATCTTTCCTACCCCCATAGCCTCAGCTTCTCTAAAGAACCATTTCACAGGACGATCTTCGGAACTACAAAACGAAATAATGATCAAACGCCCTTCAGGAGCGAGCCAACGCATAGCAGATTCTAAGAATACTTTCAATTGTACGTCCTCTTGATTTACATACACACGTAGGGCTTGGAAAATTAAAGTTAATGGATGAATCTTCTTACGCAAACGATAAGAAGGGAAAACCCTAGTCGTAGCCTCTTTTAAATCTCTAACGGTAATTATTTTCTTATGTCTTCTAAACTGCACTATAGCCTTGGCTGCATTTTTCCATTGCGGTTCCTCTCCATATTCACGAAAAATTCTTCCAAGATCTTCTTCGCGCAACGTATTTAAAACTTCACTCGCAGTGGTCCCCTTAGAAGTATCCATACGCATATCTAAATCATGATCATCCCCTTGAAAACTAAAACCTCGGGATAAAGTATCTAGCTGCATAGAGGAAACTCCAAGATCAGCAAGTATACCATCATAGACATTTTCCCTAGGATTTTGAGCAAGATCTTCAAATGAAGCGTGATGAAGATGCACGCGATTGCCAAATTTTTCTAAACGTTCTTTGGCTAAAGATAACGCCATGGTATCTCGATCGGATCCATCATAAGAAACTATAGATGGGTAAGCAGAAAGAAAAGCTTCAGCATGTCCACCAGCCCCCAATGTGACATCACAGAAAAATTTTGGATTGCGATCAGCAAACAAAGACAAACACTCA
Encoded here:
- a CDS encoding UDP-N-acetylmuramoyl-L-alanyl-D-glutamate--2,6-diaminopimelate ligase; translation: MNLKELLHNIDIDAKVYGKISPIEVRNLTKDSRNIGFGDIFIANKGKRCDGNDFASLAVENGAIAVVSSIYNPFLSVVQIISPNLSLLEAQLAAKYYNYPSRKLCVVGITGTNGKTTVSHLIKFLFDACDKPSGLIGTIEHILGNNRIQDGFTTPESCLLQKYLAEMVKSNLTAAVIETSSIGLVLDRLANVEFDVGVLTNVTLDHLDFHDSFEEYIKAKLQLFAQLSDSGLAVVNNDLPQAKQFLEATRAVPVTYGIEQLADYRASNLRFSPFGADFDLIHKGEIFPCHSPLIGQYNVYNVLAAIAVTHQRLNCDLQQLVSLVASVKSPRGRLEPIQSGPCPIYIDYAHTPDALDNVCQTLRTLLPSGGKLIVVFGCGGDRDRSKRKIMAQVVEKYGFAVVTSDNPRGEDPETIVNEICSGFVKRNFSIEIDRKQAITYALSIASDRDIVLVAGKGHETYQIFKHQTIAFDDREVVHEVLSSYV
- a CDS encoding peptidoglycan D,D-transpeptidase FtsI family protein; this translates as MNHRKYLTIITCGVLLSYSFLIIRYYKIQICEGKRWAAEALGQHEFRVKDPFRRGTFFSLMNVRKGDPEQRQPLAVDITKFHLCLDAVAILEEHRDIIAEKIFHLIGDGDYDKLRGEFDKKSRHRKLFLWLDRAERDRILSWWRGYASKSKIPSNALFFVTDYQRSYPFGKLLGQVLHTLRDVKDEKTGKAFPTGGLEAYFNHILEGEVGERKFLRSPLNRLDLDKITKIPRDGSDIYLTVNPCIQTIAEEELEKGVKEARANGGRLILMNAYTGDILALAQYPFFNPAEYRDFFNDKEKIEHTKVTSVSDVFEPGSIMKPITIAIALLANEEMIKRFGKPLFDPAEPIDVTRTVFPGRKQYPLKDISSNRRLNMYMAIQKSSNVYVAQLADRIVQNLGSHWYEEKLLLLGFGKKTGIELPGEASGLVPSPKRFHANGVPEWSLATPYSLAMGYNILATGIQMVRAYAILANGGYDVRPTLIKKIVENSGKEYVLHPQVRGERILSQDIVDEVLKATRFTTYPGGTGFRASPKNHSSAGKTGTTEKLVNGKYDKHRHISSFIGITPIYPSEEACVPLVMLVSIDDPDHGVREDGTKNYMGGRCAAPVFGRVADRVLAYLGVPEDKQKYDYKKEVASMKSLYEEWNRSGK
- the rsmH gene encoding 16S rRNA (cytosine(1402)-N(4))-methyltransferase RsmH translates to MSEAPQHIPVLVNECLSLFADRNPKFFCDVTLGAGGHAEAFLSAYPSIVSYDGSDRDTMALSLAKERLEKFGNRVHLHHASFEDLAQNPRENVYDGILADLGVSSMQLDTLSRGFSFQGDDHDLDMRMDTSKGTTASEVLNTLREEDLGRIFREYGEEPQWKNAAKAIVQFRRHKKIITVRDLKEATTRVFPSYRLRKKIHPLTLIFQALRVYVNQEDVQLKVFLESAMRWLAPEGRLIIISFCSSEDRPVKWFFREAEAMGVGKILTKKVVMPTYEETRKNPRCRSAKLRCFEKKSS